The genome window TGCCTATCGTGCTGGGATTGCCCCGGCTTCGATGCGCTTTCGGACCGTGGCCGGAGTTATTGCCGCCGAGGTGGTGGGTGACGGGGTCAGGATACGGCTCACTTCGCCGACCAACTTGAAGATGGCCCGGGACTTGGATCTGGGCGTAGTGACCAAGATTATCTACAGTGTCAACACTGGGGTTCCCCATGTCGTTTGCTTTGTTGAGAACCTAGCCGAAACGCCGGTGGCAGAGTGGGGTCGGATTATTCGCTACCATGAGATCTATCAGCCAGCAGGGACCAATGTCAACTTTGTGGGAGTTACCGGGCACGGGCTTTCGGTTAGGACGTACGAACGCGGAGTTGAGGGAGAGACCATGGCTTGCGGCACAGGTGCAGTTGCCTCAGCTCTTATCGCTGTAAATACAGGTCAGGCCCAGAGTCCGGTCCGGGTTACCACCTCAGGGGGAGATGAGTTGATCATTCACTTGACGACAAGTGCCAGCGGTGATATCGACCAGGTCTATCTTGAGGGACCAGCCAAATTTATTTATGATGGGCAACTGCAGGCAGAAGCCTTGACGTAGGCAATTTATCCGGCGGTGGGCCATCCCGTTAGCCCGGCGTACTTATAGAATTTATCGAATCGACAATAGACGCGGAGAGAAGAAATGACACAGTTTAAAGGGGCATATGTTGCTATCGTCACACCATTTATTGATGGCAAGCTAGACGAGCAGGGGCTGAAGGATCTGATCGAGTTCCAGATTGCGGGTGGAACCAATGGGATTGTGCCCTGCGGAACTACCGGAGAGTCAGCGACCTTGAGCCATGAAGAGCATCACCGGGTGGTGGAGTTGACTGTTCAGACGGTCAATGGCCGAGTTCCGGTTTTGGCCGGGACTGGTTCCAACAGCACGGCAGAGACCATCGAACTCACCCGTCACGCTAAGGCTGCTGGCGCTGACGGCTCGCTGATGATCACCCCCTATTATAATCGGCCCTCCCCTGAAGGTCTTTATCAGCATTTCAAGACTGTGGCTGAGGCGGTGGATATCCCGATTATCCTTTATAACGTACCGAGCCGCACTGGAGTCAATATGACTCCGGAAACCGTGGCCCGTTGTGCCACCATAGAAAATGTTGTCGGGATCAAGGAGGCTACAGCGAACCTCTGTCAGATCAGTGACGTTATCCGTCTCTGTCCTAAGGGTTTTTCTGTGCTCTCCGGCGATGACTTTACCGCTTTGCCTACTATTGCGATCGGTGGCAGTGGATTGATTTCGGTGACCTCAAACGTCGCTCCCACGGACATGGCTGCCGTTATCAACCTCGCCTTGGCCGGCGACTACGAAACCGCGCGGCTTGCTCATTACAAGCTTTTTCCTTTGATGTATGCAATGTTTTATGAAACCAATCCGGTCCCAGCCAAGATGACCTTGGAGCTGATGGGTAAAATCAAATCTGGCGCTCCGCGTCTGCCCTTGGCCAAGATGACGGAGGACAATCTTGTTAAGCTCAAAAAGACCTTGAGTGAGTGTGGCTTGATTTAAAATTGATGGTCTTGCAAAAAGTCACGGGATGGCTAAGCAAAAGGGCTGATATACAAGGCGCAGTGTGCTTTTGCGAATGAGTCCACACATATGGTGTGCCGAATGAGCAAAAGTGCGCTGCAACGCAGTAGATCGGGCTTTTTGCGACGCCATCAAAATTGCTGATCAATGACGCCGCAACGTGGCGGAAGGGAGTACAAAAATGACGAAAGTGATTATTGCAGGTGCGGCTGGGCGGATGGGGAAGAGAATCGCAGCTATGGTCAATGACCATAAGGATCTGCTGGTGGCTGGTGGCTTTGAATTGCTTGGTAATCCTTGTGTCGGGATGGATATTGGTGAGGTGGCTGGGATTGGCCGCCTGGGGGTCGCCATCAGTGATGATATCCGCAAGATCATTGATGCGGGTGATGTGATTATTGATTTTACATTTCATGAGGCTACCATGCCCCTGGCCAGGATAGCGGCCCAGCACAAGAAGGCCATGGTTATCGGCACGACTGGTCTGACTCAAGAGAATCTGGCGGAACTTAAGGAACTGAGCAGGAACTTTTCCTGTGTTCAATCGCCGAACATGGCGGTTGGTGTCAATGTCTTGTTTAAGGCGGCCGCTAAAATTGCCTCAGTCCTTGGCGATGGCTACGATATTGAGATTGTCGAGGCTCACCACCGGATGAAGAAGGATGCTCCCAGCGGCACGGCACTGAAGCTTGGCGAGGTGGTGGCAGAAGCGGTTAACAGAAAGCTGGAGAAGGTAGGGGTTTATTCGAGGCATGGGATGATCGGCGCTCGTACTGATCAGGAGATCGGCATCCAGACCATCCGGGCCGGTGATATTGTTGGTGAACATACAGTTTATTTTGCCGGGGCTGGCGAGCGGATTGAGATCACTCATCGAGCCCATAGCCGGGACAACTTTGCCCAAGGAGCCGCCCTGGCCGCTGCCTGGGTTACTTCCCAGAAACATGGTCTCTACACCATGTTTGACGTCCTGGGGTTACAGGATTTTTAGCAGTGATTGCGAAAGAATTGCGACCGTTTCGGTCACTGCCCTTATCTTGCTACAAAATCCAGCTCAACTAACAAAGAGATGAAAAAACCTATTCAAGGGACAACGGCCTAATGGCCTTGGTTTTTATCGGTCTGGGTTCGAATGTCGGCGCTGGCCGGGTCAATCTGCGAGAGGCTTGGCGACGCCTGGGAGGACTCACCGGGGTGACTACGCTGATTTTGTCCCAGCCGTATCGTTCTGAGCCGGTGGGTATTGCCTCGGAACAGTGGTTCACCAATGCTGTGGGTGTTTGCGAGACTAAGTTGTCCCCCCATGAACTGCTTGCCCTGCTCTTGCAGACTGAGCAGTCTATGGGGCGTGATCGTACGCAAGGTAAGGATCGGGTGATCGACCTTGACATTCTTTATTATAACGACGTGGTTATCAGCGAACCTGAGCTTGTCATCCCCCACCCCGAGCTTGCCAACCGTCTTTTCGTCTTAGCCCCGCTTGCGGAGCTGGCCCCTGATCATCTTCATCCGGTAAGCCAAGCCACGACCTTGGTGATGAGACAGCGGGTGCTTGGACAGGCAGTGGATCAAATTTCCTGGGAGTAATCAGTTTGGGATTATTGCGTTTATTGTTGTTGGTCGGGGTGGGGTATATCCTGTACCGGTATTTATTTGGTAAGCGTGGCTCTTGTTCTTGTCACCCTAAGACAACGGCAACCAAGAGCGATCTGCTCGCAGGAGATATTTTGGTTGAAGACCCGTTCTGTCATACGTATGTCCCACAGCAGGGTGCGGAATCGTGCACGATAGCGGGGACAACTTATTACTTTTGCAGCCCGGAGTGCCGCAAAAAATTTCAATCCGAACCAAGGAGCAACGCATGAAATTCTTTATTGATACCGCAAACGTTTCCGAAATCCGTGAGGCGGTTGCCTTGGGCATGGTTGACGGCGTAACGACTAACCCGTCCCTGATTGCCCGGGAAAAGCGTCCTTTCGAAGAGATTATCAGGGAGATCACGGAGCTGGTCGATGGCCCGATAAGCGCTGAGGTCATCAGCCTTGAGGCCGCGGGTATGGTTGAAGAGGGTCGGAAGCTTGCCGCGATTCACAGCAATATCGTTATCAAGGTGCCGATGACGGCAGAAGGGCTGAAGGCCACTCGCATTTTTTCTGCCGAGGGGATCAAGACTAATGTCACTTTGGTTTTTTCAGCGACTCAGGCGCTGCTTGCCGCCAAGGCTGGAGCCACTTATGCCAGTCCCTTTGTTGGTCGGTTGGATGATATTTCCTTGATAGGAATGGACTTGATCGGCGATATTATGACCATATACGATAACTATGGCTACTCCACTGAGGTTATTGTCGCCTCGGTCCGTAATCCGACCCATGTTCTAGATGCGGCGCTGATTGGCGCTCATATCGCCACCATCCCCTTCAAGGTCATCTTGCAGTTGGCTCAACATCCGCTGACTGACCGAGGCATCGATAGTTTCCTGGCTGATTGGGAGAAGCGGAAGAAGTAGTGAGCAGGGTTGTTTTTGAGAGAGACTATCATCAGGTTACGGCGGGGCATCTTGACAAGGGCCCCGCCTTTTTTGTTGGTGAGGCGATAGGAGCTGGCGGCAGGTTGATCGATATGGGTCACTTAAAGGGGTATGAGTATAGAATAGTTGATGGTGATGGCCCAGGCATATCCTTCACTGAGGGCAAGAAAGACAGGAGGAAGAGGTTCGGGGTGGAGGCGAGGGCTGGTGCATCGGGCAATCAGCCCGTCGTGAGGAGTTTCTTCAAGGTGGCAGAGGTGCACTTCGTTGAAACTAAGAAGCGGATGGCAGGCTATCGCCTTGCGCAGAGATTCCTTGGCAGCCCAAAGGAGGGTGAGAGCCTCGGCCTCGCCGGTCTTTTGAAGGAGAGGGGCAGTTTTGAGCACGGCCTGTTCGGCGGAGGATGCAAATCGTTCCTGGACGGAGATGGCCTTGGCCGTGATTCTTTGGACGTCAAGGCCGCAGGGGGAGCGGGTAACGGCGAGGGCAGCCGCAACTTCTCCGCTATGGGAGATGGAGATTTCGGGGAGGGTTGGATGGCGGATGTCGTTGTCTGATGTTGAATCTACTCTACACTCTTGATTTAGCAGATAGGGGCGTCCTGCAGGATCATTATCGACTTGTAGGGAATGATAGGCGCTCTCGGTGGGGATGATATTCGGCAAGAGGTGAATAGCGGCCTTTTTGGCGGCGATTCGACCGCCTAACCACTCCCGTTTGCGCTTGGGAAAGGAAAAGGAGTTAAACCGAGTTTGTTCACAGGGATTAAGATATCTATTTTCCACGGTCTGTCCTTCACGGCTCAGATCAGCGCCGAGGCCTTTCAGTCCGATGACGGCTAAAGCCAAGTCGGACTCATCTCTCAGAAGCAAGGAACGGCAGGTGGTGATTTGATCGGCGGAGAGCAGTGAATGTTCCATCCAAGATTTGCAGGGAAACCCCTTGCTATTTTTCATGAAACCGGAAATGATTGGCGTCTGAGTAATGTTCGAAGTGTCCAAGCTGTCATTTTCAAACTGAATTTGTAACTCGGGTTTGCGGTTGACAGTTGACGGTGAGTAATCAGGCCAATGGTTGATCTCACTCACTAATATTATGCATCATACGATGATGCATGACTAACTACGCTTCTTTTAACCGTAACCGGTAACTGATCACCGCCAACTTGAGCAGTACCATATAACACATCAGGAGCCGCTATGACCGCACTGGATATCGGTGTGATTGCCGTGTCAGTTTTGTTTCTGGTCCGAGGCGTATGGATCGGATTTGTTCGTCAAATAGCTTTTTTACTTGCTTTGTTCTTGGGGTATGTGGCGGCGGGTACATATTACCCTTCATTGTCACAACACCTCTCTCAGGTCGGCAATCCGCAACTGCGTTTCGTGATAACCTATGCGCTGCTTTTTTTTGGCACATACGTCTTGATCATGGTACTTGGGGTAGGCCTGAAGAAAGTAATGCATATCACGTTTCTTGGCTGGTTTGACCGGTCGATGGGGGCTGTTTTTGGGTTAGGTAAGGCGATATTTATTTCTACCATGGTGTTTATGGCGCTAACAGGAATTTTTTCGAGCAACAGTGTTTTTATCCAAAAAGCTTTTTTTTCTCAGTACCTTACTGTCAGCGCCAAATGGATGACTTCGATCATCCGGGATAAGGATCTTCAACAAGAGCTGTTGCCCAAGCAGCCGGCCATCTCAGACTTTTTTTCCAATTCGGTACCAGCTTTGAAGTCGCTGGGTGGGGATGCCCGCTAGGTGGCCTAAGATGATGGCTTGATTGATCAGGGTGGTGCGCACGAGGCCTAGTTCTCGCCAGCGCCTCCCCGAGGTCAGCGCTGACGACTTGACTATGGCAATCCGGCCCTTTTGCTTTAGGCGGCGCACAAGAAGCACATCCTCAAGAAGGGGCTCATCCGGATATCCTCCTATCTCAATAAACGTGTGACGAGTAAGAAAGAGACCCTGATCACCATACGGCAGTTGCAGGGCGCGGGAACGGACATTAGTCATTGCTGATACGATCAAGGGGCCTGTTCCTGGTAGGTTGATCGCTAGGGAGAAAGCGCCTGCTATCACCCCCTCTTTGTTTAAGAGCGTAATGACCAAGTCGGCGAACCCGAGAGGGAGTAAGGTGTCGCCATGGAGGAAGAGAAGGATGTCACCCTGGGCAACGGCGGCGCCGGCGTTCATCTGTCGAGCTCGGCCAGGGGGTGATGAGATAACACGTGCGCCACGCTGGAGGGCAATTTTTTGCGTCTCATCGGCGCTGCCGCAGTCCACGATAAGGATCTCGCATACGTTGTCATCCGTGGCGCGCTCTATCGTTTGGGCGATGTGTTCGGCCTCATTCCGGGTGGGAATGATAATCGATATGGACAAGGTCTTCTGGGCGGTCGACATCATGAAGGGGGGGTAGTTGACTGACGGTCAAGGACTGGGCCCTGAGCAGGGTTTGCGCGAGCACAGTAGGAGTTCCCCAGTCAATATTTACAAAGAGCGCTGGAGAGGGAGTGGTGAGTCCAATGAGATAATAGCCTCCATCCTGGGCTGGCCCCAGTACCAGCGAGCTGTTCTCAAGGGTGGTGAAGGCTTGGCTGATGATATCATGAGTGAGTCCGGGACAGTCAGTGCCAATGATAACTGTTTTGTTTGCCCCCGAGGCAAAGGCCGTGTGAAAGGTGTGTTCCATTCGATCTCCCAGGGAAGCTCCTTTCTGTCTTATCAGGGTGTGCGGGCCGAGCCACTGTTTCATGGCCTCCAGGGACCCGCCGTGGAAGTGAATTTCGAGGACCGCGGCGGACTGGCTGCAGAATTTTTTGGCGTGAGCAAGGACGCGTTCGGTCATCTGTCGATGTAGGGCTGCTGCTCCGTCAGGCCCGAGTCTGGGAATGAGCCGTGTCTTGGTGGTGCCCGGTGTGGGAAATCTGGTGAAAATTGCTAGTATGTTAGGTTGTTGAGGCATATCGGACGAGGCTACAGCGCAATTTATTGATGATTATCTTATTCTGCAAATTGTTACGGGTATCATAGCATTGACGGCAAAACAAACAAAGCATAAATCAGGTAAGCGAGCCAGTGAGACTCCGGTCCCTGCCTCTTACTGCATACGGAGTTATCGGAGCAAGGTCGCGGCGGAGGGACTTGTTGCCTTCGAGGTTAAGCTTCGGGAAACCGATTTGCAGATATTGGCAGCCAGGGATTATTCTGAGGCGGCAATGGATCTTGTCCGGCAATGCCGGAATCAGTTAGAAAATTATCTGACAAAGACCCCGTCGTTTCTGTCGTCATTGAGTCCGTTGCCCCATGACCTGCTAGCTCCGCCAATGATTCAGTCGATGTACACCGCCTCTGCTGGAGCCGGAGTCGGACCGATGGCGGCGGTGGCCGGAGTTGTGGCTGAGTTTGTTGGCCGAGGTCTGCAAAAATGTTACGGGTTGACCGATATTGTGGTGGAAAATGGGGGAGATATCTACCTGCAGCGTCAGAGCGACGTTACAGTTTCTGTTTTTGCCGGCACCTCACCGTTGAGTCATAAGGTGGGGATCCGCTTGCGTGCGGATCAGATGCCCGCAGGTATTTGTACATCGTCGGGTACAGTGGGTCATTCTTTGAGTTTGGGTAAGGCCGATGCCGTGACAGTGTTTTCATCCTCAACAGCTTTGGCTGACGCGGTCGCAACGAGAATCGGCAATGAGATAAAAAATGAGCGGGATATCGATTCGGCGCTGGCAGTGGCCGCCGCAATTGACGGTGTGCGTGGGGTGCTGATTATTAAAGGTACTGCCATTGGTGTGTGGGGGGAGTTGGAGTTGCTGGAGTTATAAAGCAGAGTCAAGATTGTTTCTTGGTAAGCTCGGAAATTTTGGCCTCTTTGGACTTTAACTCGGCTTGGAGCCGGATGATTTCTTCATTGGTTATCCTAAGCCTGTCCGCCAGGGTTTCAGCAAAGAGCCTGAAAATTGTGTATTGAAAGACACTGGCTATCGATTTACGTTCGATATTGAGTTCAGCGCAATTAATTCCAAGAACCATGGTCTTGGTTAAGGCCCAGACGCTTGCGGAACGGGGAACTCCGTCAATTACCCCCATTTCTCCAAATAAATCTCCACTTGTTTTAAGTACGGCGAAGGTGTTTTCGCCCTTAACGATCTTCACTTCTCCTGAAACCAGAAAATAGATCCAGTTGTCTATCTCTCCCTTTTTGATGATAGTCTCACCAACTCCGTACTCTTTTAGCTTTC of Desulfobulbaceae bacterium contains these proteins:
- a CDS encoding diaminopimelate epimerase, giving the protein MTNKFTHFHFPISFTKMSGTGNDFILLDHRQPFLAPDEMQDFARLVCRHKFSAGADGLILIEEDEEEDFRWQFFNADGSRAEMCGNGARCAARFAYRAGIAPASMRFRTVAGVIAAEVVGDGVRIRLTSPTNLKMARDLDLGVVTKIIYSVNTGVPHVVCFVENLAETPVAEWGRIIRYHEIYQPAGTNVNFVGVTGHGLSVRTYERGVEGETMACGTGAVASALIAVNTGQAQSPVRVTTSGGDELIIHLTTSASGDIDQVYLEGPAKFIYDGQLQAEALT
- a CDS encoding 4-hydroxy-tetrahydrodipicolinate synthase; the encoded protein is MTQFKGAYVAIVTPFIDGKLDEQGLKDLIEFQIAGGTNGIVPCGTTGESATLSHEEHHRVVELTVQTVNGRVPVLAGTGSNSTAETIELTRHAKAAGADGSLMITPYYNRPSPEGLYQHFKTVAEAVDIPIILYNVPSRTGVNMTPETVARCATIENVVGIKEATANLCQISDVIRLCPKGFSVLSGDDFTALPTIAIGGSGLISVTSNVAPTDMAAVINLALAGDYETARLAHYKLFPLMYAMFYETNPVPAKMTLELMGKIKSGAPRLPLAKMTEDNLVKLKKTLSECGLI
- a CDS encoding 4-hydroxy-tetrahydrodipicolinate reductase, giving the protein MTKVIIAGAAGRMGKRIAAMVNDHKDLLVAGGFELLGNPCVGMDIGEVAGIGRLGVAISDDIRKIIDAGDVIIDFTFHEATMPLARIAAQHKKAMVIGTTGLTQENLAELKELSRNFSCVQSPNMAVGVNVLFKAAAKIASVLGDGYDIEIVEAHHRMKKDAPSGTALKLGEVVAEAVNRKLEKVGVYSRHGMIGARTDQEIGIQTIRAGDIVGEHTVYFAGAGERIEITHRAHSRDNFAQGAALAAAWVTSQKHGLYTMFDVLGLQDF
- the folK gene encoding 2-amino-4-hydroxy-6-hydroxymethyldihydropteridine diphosphokinase, yielding MALVFIGLGSNVGAGRVNLREAWRRLGGLTGVTTLILSQPYRSEPVGIASEQWFTNAVGVCETKLSPHELLALLLQTEQSMGRDRTQGKDRVIDLDILYYNDVVISEPELVIPHPELANRLFVLAPLAELAPDHLHPVSQATTLVMRQRVLGQAVDQISWE
- a CDS encoding YHS domain-containing protein translates to MGVISLGLLRLLLLVGVGYILYRYLFGKRGSCSCHPKTTATKSDLLAGDILVEDPFCHTYVPQQGAESCTIAGTTYYFCSPECRKKFQSEPRSNA
- the fsa gene encoding fructose-6-phosphate aldolase; this encodes MKFFIDTANVSEIREAVALGMVDGVTTNPSLIAREKRPFEEIIREITELVDGPISAEVISLEAAGMVEEGRKLAAIHSNIVIKVPMTAEGLKATRIFSAEGIKTNVTLVFSATQALLAAKAGATYASPFVGRLDDISLIGMDLIGDIMTIYDNYGYSTEVIVASVRNPTHVLDAALIGAHIATIPFKVILQLAQHPLTDRGIDSFLADWEKRKK
- a CDS encoding 4'-phosphopantetheinyl transferase superfamily protein; this encodes MDTSNITQTPIISGFMKNSKGFPCKSWMEHSLLSADQITTCRSLLLRDESDLALAVIGLKGLGADLSREGQTVENRYLNPCEQTRFNSFSFPKRKREWLGGRIAAKKAAIHLLPNIIPTESAYHSLQVDNDPAGRPYLLNQECRVDSTSDNDIRHPTLPEISISHSGEVAAALAVTRSPCGLDVQRITAKAISVQERFASSAEQAVLKTAPLLQKTGEAEALTLLWAAKESLRKAIACHPLLSFNEVHLCHLEETPHDGLIARCTSPRLHPEPLPPVFLALSEGYAWAITINYSILIPL
- a CDS encoding CvpA family protein, translating into MTALDIGVIAVSVLFLVRGVWIGFVRQIAFLLALFLGYVAAGTYYPSLSQHLSQVGNPQLRFVITYALLFFGTYVLIMVLGVGLKKVMHITFLGWFDRSMGAVFGLGKAIFISTMVFMALTGIFSSNSVFIQKAFFSQYLTVSAKWMTSIIRDKDLQQELLPKQPAISDFFSNSVPALKSLGGDAR
- a CDS encoding glycosyltransferase, encoding MSTAQKTLSISIIIPTRNEAEHIAQTIERATDDNVCEILIVDCGSADETQKIALQRGARVISSPPGRARQMNAGAAVAQGDILLFLHGDTLLPLGFADLVITLLNKEGVIAGAFSLAINLPGTGPLIVSAMTNVRSRALQLPYGDQGLFLTRHTFIEIGGYPDEPLLEDVLLVRRLKQKGRIAIVKSSALTSGRRWRELGLVRTTLINQAIILGHLAGIPTQRLQSWYRIGKKV
- a CDS encoding glycosyltransferase; its protein translation is MPQQPNILAIFTRFPTPGTTKTRLIPRLGPDGAAALHRQMTERVLAHAKKFCSQSAAVLEIHFHGGSLEAMKQWLGPHTLIRQKGASLGDRMEHTFHTAFASGANKTVIIGTDCPGLTHDIISQAFTTLENSSLVLGPAQDGGYYLIGLTTPSPALFVNIDWGTPTVLAQTLLRAQSLTVSQLPPLHDVDRPEDLVHIDYHSHPE
- a CDS encoding UPF0280 family protein, which produces MRSYRSKVAAEGLVAFEVKLRETDLQILAARDYSEAAMDLVRQCRNQLENYLTKTPSFLSSLSPLPHDLLAPPMIQSMYTASAGAGVGPMAAVAGVVAEFVGRGLQKCYGLTDIVVENGGDIYLQRQSDVTVSVFAGTSPLSHKVGIRLRADQMPAGICTSSGTVGHSLSLGKADAVTVFSSSTALADAVATRIGNEIKNERDIDSALAVAAAIDGVRGVLIIKGTAIGVWGELELLEL
- a CDS encoding cyclic nucleotide-binding domain-containing protein, which gives rise to MRETDYLKENIKAVDLLRRIERFKAFSDEDILSFLAVGKLKEYGVGETIIKKGEIDNWIYFLVSGEVKIVKGENTFAVLKTSGDLFGEMGVIDGVPRSASVWALTKTMVLGINCAELNIERKSIASVFQYTIFRLFAETLADRLRITNEEIIRLQAELKSKEAKISELTKKQS